TACCAGTGATGGAATCAATTACAAAGTCATATCGAGATTCCCTGGTCCAACAAATAAAACAAGCTAGCATTGATGATTTATGTGTGAGTGAGTGCCCCATTGAACTGTGGGAAGCTACTTAATTCAAGCAAAAAAACACAACATGAATTAACCTTCGCCAATGAATTTAGCACACAGTTGCTTGAGATTTATGATATCCTGTGTCGTGCGAAGAAGATGGTAAAGGACTAGAGGTTTGAGTACTGACCTTTGCAATAATAAAATAGAACCCGGTGGCACATCTAGGGTTTCTTTAGATGTAGATAATCCAATTCGATCAGCATATTCGATCATCAAAATGTCAATAGCCCTTTTTTTGTAGTGAGCGTACGTCTTCCAATGTAAAGACTACTATAAATATGTACCATTCACATCTTCACCACCTACAACTCTCACATGGAGTCCCAAAACCCTCCTCGTTCCATTCCCGATCCATCAGCACAACCCACTTTTCCGGCCAAATTTGCCCACCAGCTGAAACACAATCTCATTTTCCGGTCCAAATGGGCTGAGTTGAACGGTGCAATAGGCGACTTAGGCACCTACATCCCAATCGTAGTGGCCTTAACCCTAGCAAGAGACTTAAACTTGGGCACCACGTTGATCTTCACCGGAGTCTACAACATCATCACCGGAGCCATCTACGGCGTCCCCATGCCGGTCCAACCCATGAAGGCCATTGCCGCCACAGCCCTGGCCAACCCTGATTTCGGCGTGCCCGAGATCATGGCTGCCGGAATCCTGACCGGTGGCACCTTGATCATTTTGGGTGTCACTGGTTTGATGCAACTTGTCTATAAACTCATTCCTTTGTCTGTTGTCAGGGGAGTTCAACTCGCACAGGGATTGTCATTTGCGTTGACCGCGGTCAAGTACATTAAGAAGGTCCAGAACTTGCCCAAGTCCAAAGCCCTGGGGGAGCGGCACTGGCTAGGGTTAGATGGGTTGGTGTTGGCTATTGTCTGTCTTTGTTTCATAGTCATTGTTAATGGTGCAGGTGTGGATGTGAGTGAAGGTGGAGTTGAGGATGAAGAAGAAAGTCCTAGCAGAAAAAAGAGATGGAGGAGAATCATGGCTTCTCTCCCTTCGGCTTTTATGATCTTTGTGTTGGGTGTGATTCTGGCTTTTATAAGAAAGCCAAACATTGTTCATGAAATTAAGTTCGGGCCATCTCCGATTGAGGTTGTGAAGATGAGTAGGCATGCATGGAAAGATGGGTTTATCAAAGGAGCAATACCACAACTGCCTCTGTCAATATTGAACTCGGTGATTGCTGTGTGCAAATTGTCATCTGATCTTTTCCCAGAGAAAGATTTCTCTCCCTCGTCGATTTCGATCACGGTTGGGCTGATGAATGTGGTAGGTTGTTGGTTCGGAGCCATGCCTAGTTGTCACGGGGCCGGCGGGTTGGCCGGTCAGTACAAGTTTGGGGGGAGGAGTGGTGGGTGTGTGGCACTACTAGGGTCAGCCAAATTGGTGTTGGGTTTCGTTTTAGGGACTTCTTTGGTGACAATTTTGAATCAATTCCCAGTTGGAGTTTTGGGGGTGTTGCTCTTGTTTGCTGGGATTGAACTGGCTATGTGTGCTAGGGACATGCATACTAAAGAGGAATCATTTGTGATGCTTATATGCACTGCTGTTTCACTTGTGGGTTCAAGTGCAGCACTAGGATTTGTGGTGGGGATGGGTGCGTATGTGCTTCTTTGGTTAAGAAAGTTGGGCTGCAATGACAAACCTAATTCTAACGATTTGAATGCATGATCATCCTTAGTAGAAAATTATGATCACAATCCATGATACAATCCATGATGCATGGTGTAGCTAGCTAGACTAGCTTGTATGTGTTTCAAAAATGCTTGCTAGTATGGTGCAAGAGATTTGGAATTGTTCTGAATTGAGTGAGGATGGATAGTGAGCTTGTATTGTGATTTTCACAGCAGTGGTATTTGCATTCGGATTTATTCTTGTTACACTATAATGTGTAAATATCGACTTGCAAAGAATAAGGAAACTTCCTTTCGTCGACTGTTGCAGCTTATCGGTGGTTGTTGTTCATGTGTTGTGTTCTTAGTTTGGACTTTGATAGCTTTTGTTTTTGTTGTTGTTTGTTGTTAGAGGTCTTTTGGTCTCAGTGTAATCCTTTGTTGTTACTGCTGATGTTTAATCGCCAAAAGAATAAATTGTGTTCATACATGCATATATTGTTTGTCTTAATTTCTAGTTTTTATAAGTCATTGCAATATCATATTCTTTGCACGTTGGAATATCCACCGCGATAAAGGTACATTATTATAAGTTGTCAAATAGAGAAGAAATTTGTCAACCACCCTTATTTGCATAATAAAATATCTTCCGCGATGAGGTACATTATTATGGGTTTGTCTGCTAACATACCTATCACTAAAGGAGGCTTGTTCAGCAGGGTCCAGCAAGGGATGGTTAGTTTCAAATTTGGTTATAAAATTTCAGGACATGCGATATAGCCAAAATTTTCCCATTATTATAAGCTATCGAATAGAAGAAAAAGACACACCGCACAACGATCCATGTACATCTGATTTCTCGCTCATATTGTCTTTGAGGGGGGAGGGGAGGGAAATGAGAAGAAGAATATTTGAACATAGAACATGTACTTCATCCATCAAACTTTAGAGAGATACTTTTTGCTGTTCTCCAAATATGTGTGTCGATGGTAATCATATATCAGTAGGTTTAACATTCCCTTACATCATTTTGCGATCACAACATGCAGATTTTTTTATCATTCTGTTATGATACTTGATATTTGTTTGATGTCCGTATATAATACATAGTTGAGTTTTATAGCAGGAATTAGTCTACCTAGTTTCACCGGATGCGCCTCTACATGCCAAAGCTGCAAGATAACAATGAATATATTATATAGGCCCATTGGCGTCACAGCATAATATTCCTCATCTTATATATGCTCTATTTTCCTTAGAAGGTCAACCCATTTTTACATGATCTTATTCCCCTTTCAATTATGCCTGACC
The window above is part of the Fragaria vesca subsp. vesca linkage group LG2, FraVesHawaii_1.0, whole genome shotgun sequence genome. Proteins encoded here:
- the LOC101297029 gene encoding molybdate transporter 1-like, with amino-acid sequence MESQNPPRSIPDPSAQPTFPAKFAHQLKHNLIFRSKWAELNGAIGDLGTYIPIVVALTLARDLNLGTTLIFTGVYNIITGAIYGVPMPVQPMKAIAATALANPDFGVPEIMAAGILTGGTLIILGVTGLMQLVYKLIPLSVVRGVQLAQGLSFALTAVKYIKKVQNLPKSKALGERHWLGLDGLVLAIVCLCFIVIVNGAGVDVSEGGVEDEEESPSRKKRWRRIMASLPSAFMIFVLGVILAFIRKPNIVHEIKFGPSPIEVVKMSRHAWKDGFIKGAIPQLPLSILNSVIAVCKLSSDLFPEKDFSPSSISITVGLMNVVGCWFGAMPSCHGAGGLAGQYKFGGRSGGCVALLGSAKLVLGFVLGTSLVTILNQFPVGVLGVLLLFAGIELAMCARDMHTKEESFVMLICTAVSLVGSSAALGFVVGMGAYVLLWLRKLGCNDKPNSNDLNA